A stretch of the Synechococcus sp. WH 8016 genome encodes the following:
- the rmuC gene encoding DNA recombination protein RmuC, with protein sequence MPAVLLFITGVLTGVIVGFILSKMFGRSRPAGGTGDLGRLEERLGQANEGLGKFGDQLEAQNAEFKQQQLQLQEAKEVAAVSRTQLEAVSRERDELKSSQSTTTNVLEQIRSEKETLSKQAAEIAEKLRSQETQTQFLEQARADLLTQFRSLSGQMLDGSRDALLKSTKESVSEPFAKQMEQLRQQMQVLQKESVEKLGALAQTTMDLRQRSEDVKGAAQQLTSALRSPNVKGRWGEVNLHRILEFVGLISYCDFDEQVHVDTDEGAYRPDCVITIPGSRRLIVDSKAPIESYLDALQATDETQREAALKEHLKKVRSHIDLLSKKDYAGKLSSLGQVVDGVVLFIPVEGALSMALERDPDLLEYAFSKKIILTFPTSLLAILKGLSMTIQQGEIAANIEEIQNNAVELHKRFLMFVDKFNAVGSNLARLNKSYNEAVGSAQSRLLPQGRRFAELAGQNSETTIGDGIDSVVREIQSGE encoded by the coding sequence TTGCCAGCAGTTCTCCTCTTCATCACGGGTGTCTTAACCGGCGTGATCGTTGGTTTCATCCTCAGCAAGATGTTTGGGCGTTCTAGGCCCGCAGGTGGCACTGGCGACTTAGGGCGTCTAGAAGAGCGCCTAGGGCAAGCCAATGAGGGGTTGGGCAAGTTTGGGGATCAGCTTGAGGCACAGAACGCGGAGTTCAAACAACAGCAGTTGCAGCTGCAAGAAGCCAAAGAGGTTGCTGCTGTCAGCCGTACACAGCTTGAGGCAGTCAGCCGCGAGCGAGATGAGCTGAAGTCTTCGCAGTCCACGACAACTAACGTCCTTGAGCAGATCAGGTCAGAGAAAGAGACCCTCAGCAAGCAGGCGGCAGAGATAGCTGAGAAGCTCCGTTCGCAAGAGACTCAAACTCAATTTCTGGAGCAAGCTCGGGCTGATCTACTGACCCAATTTCGCTCCCTTAGTGGTCAGATGCTTGATGGCTCTAGGGACGCCTTGCTCAAATCCACCAAAGAAAGCGTTAGTGAGCCTTTTGCCAAACAAATGGAGCAGCTGCGGCAGCAGATGCAGGTCTTACAGAAGGAGTCAGTAGAGAAGCTTGGGGCATTGGCCCAGACCACCATGGATCTGCGTCAACGCAGCGAAGACGTTAAAGGCGCAGCTCAGCAGCTCACATCTGCTTTGCGTTCCCCCAACGTGAAGGGCCGATGGGGAGAGGTGAACCTTCACAGAATCTTGGAGTTCGTTGGTCTGATCAGCTACTGCGATTTCGACGAGCAAGTGCATGTCGATACAGATGAAGGTGCCTATCGCCCGGACTGCGTGATCACTATTCCTGGTTCGCGCAGGCTCATCGTGGATTCCAAGGCACCGATCGAGAGTTATCTGGATGCCTTGCAGGCCACAGACGAAACACAGCGTGAGGCAGCCTTAAAGGAGCACCTCAAAAAAGTCCGTAGTCATATTGATCTCCTTAGTAAGAAGGATTACGCAGGAAAGCTGAGTTCCTTGGGACAGGTCGTTGACGGAGTCGTTCTGTTCATTCCTGTTGAAGGAGCCCTATCAATGGCATTGGAACGCGATCCTGACCTTCTGGAGTACGCGTTTAGCAAGAAGATCATCCTGACTTTCCCAACAAGTCTCCTCGCGATTCTCAAGGGCTTATCGATGACAATTCAGCAAGGTGAAATAGCGGCAAATATTGAGGAGATCCAGAACAATGCTGTTGAGCTGCATAAGCGGTTCTTGATGTTTGTCGACAAGTTCAACGCTGTAGGAAGCAATTTGGCAAGACTCAACAAGAGCTATAACGAGGCAGTTGGCTCTGCGCAGAGTCGCTTGTTACCGCAGGGGAGACGATTTGCTGAGCTTGCGGGTCAGAACAGTGAAACAACGATTGGTGATGGTATAGATAGCGTCGTCAGAGAAATTCAATCTGGAGAGTAA
- a CDS encoding phage holin family protein, giving the protein MSELPGSQESRPRGLGAAGRVTSLAASVMDLHVRIALQEVGREKRRLIGGGVFLAMGGTLMLLALVAVETAFVVWSLTAFSWTLPQSLLTLAFLNVVVAGASLRIGGQLAKGPYLPQTLEGLSKTTRAVMGR; this is encoded by the coding sequence ATGAGTGAACTACCTGGATCTCAGGAGAGCCGCCCAAGAGGTCTCGGGGCGGCGGGTCGAGTGACCTCGCTAGCCGCTTCGGTGATGGACCTGCATGTCCGTATTGCTCTGCAGGAAGTTGGTCGAGAGAAGCGCCGCCTGATTGGCGGGGGTGTGTTTTTGGCCATGGGCGGAACCTTGATGCTCTTGGCTCTCGTGGCTGTTGAAACGGCTTTTGTGGTCTGGTCCTTGACCGCTTTCAGTTGGACGTTGCCGCAGTCTTTGCTCACCCTTGCGTTCTTGAATGTGGTGGTTGCGGGTGCGAGCTTGCGGATTGGAGGACAGCTGGCCAAGGGGCCTTATTTGCCGCAGACCCTCGAAGGGTTGTCCAAAACCACCCGCGCCGTGATGGGACGTTGA
- a CDS encoding tyrosine-type recombinase/integrase encodes MPPSIVTAADDLVVTPEASKAVSDKSSDKLPAVFLGLDKAEALAYVSRLFDAAHAGAVLWGDNLLLKRFLDQCSRTGSQETKDGYRRELRHFTGWRDQHHPHLHLRELDPALVQDWVSQLREQVDAGELMPRSFNRRISAVSALYRWAAEPTRSAVSGVPRNPIPRRTGMSAPKLAKPLSESDLTSVLDVISAKKLKGSAIAARDYVMVRGSYLLGCRVSELCRLCWQDIERLEEGGNIQLLGKGNKPRAIRVSSATLELFESLGRGEPEGWLFPSDRRDGPLTRQAVAARMAKWGSEAGVRLYPHRCRHTHATHAIRRGVDVFTLQATLGHSSSGTTAHYVAANPKDSSSLRLG; translated from the coding sequence ATGCCCCCTTCAATTGTTACTGCTGCAGATGATCTGGTAGTTACGCCAGAAGCCAGTAAAGCGGTTTCCGACAAATCTTCCGACAAGCTTCCTGCGGTGTTCTTGGGGCTGGATAAGGCGGAGGCTTTGGCATACGTCAGTCGGCTCTTTGATGCCGCTCATGCTGGCGCTGTCCTTTGGGGGGACAATCTCCTCCTAAAACGATTCCTTGATCAGTGCAGTCGCACTGGATCTCAGGAAACCAAAGATGGTTATAGGCGAGAGCTGAGGCATTTCACAGGCTGGAGGGATCAGCACCATCCCCACCTGCACCTGAGGGAGTTGGACCCTGCGCTTGTTCAGGACTGGGTGTCCCAGCTGCGGGAACAAGTTGATGCAGGCGAGCTGATGCCGCGTTCTTTTAATCGACGGATCAGTGCCGTCAGCGCGCTCTATCGCTGGGCCGCTGAACCTACGAGATCAGCTGTGTCAGGAGTGCCGCGGAACCCAATCCCCCGAAGAACAGGAATGTCGGCACCAAAGCTGGCCAAGCCGCTATCTGAGTCTGATCTGACATCAGTTCTTGATGTAATTAGTGCCAAGAAGTTAAAGGGTTCAGCTATCGCGGCGCGTGACTACGTGATGGTGCGTGGGTCGTATTTGTTGGGGTGTCGCGTCTCTGAATTGTGCCGTCTCTGTTGGCAGGACATTGAGCGTTTGGAGGAGGGCGGGAACATTCAGCTCTTGGGCAAGGGCAATAAGCCCCGCGCTATTCGGGTCAGCTCCGCAACGCTGGAGTTATTCGAGTCGTTGGGCCGCGGCGAGCCTGAGGGCTGGCTGTTCCCCTCCGATAGGAGAGATGGCCCATTGACCCGTCAGGCAGTTGCTGCTCGCATGGCGAAATGGGGAAGCGAAGCCGGAGTACGGCTTTATCCGCACCGGTGCCGCCATACCCACGCGACACATGCAATCAGGAGAGGTGTCGATGTCTTCACGCTTCAAGCAACACTCGGACACAGTTCATCTGGAACGACTGCTCATTACGTTGCGGCAAACCCAAAAGACAGCAGTTCATTGAGACTCGGATAA
- a CDS encoding tetratricopeptide repeat protein: MIGLYFSADIIYKAFRRINPERDSEHCNPSTSQSLFLSHIEEGEEEFQKGNFQESLALFFSALDDYPEHLSHINVESILLRMGCCCYELGNFPRAITFFDQSLKTRPTQRAYFERGRTNEKIKQTSDAIEDYSKSIAMDEYKELSQQSHVSRAVLESTIDDHISAKSDLQAAIDLNPNDLQARSYLGITYSRLEEYKKAAEEYSNILHIDANFWEAYRLRGLLSLFLLDYESALEDLNTYKLNSTTDEEVEKHILHIQQKLKKKEPSIDLLKPTDNLEEWRIAQALLCRNAAYIFRYEKYIEMLRDDGGQTQVVEEFSGLRSELITEYFNQLKISFKYHDSYFLFRLRNLTYACMSINMNGKMNDDNEAFGEYFLYKIFADTDTRLHEVLNDEEIKKQSERANEIEEYIVYGCSIYCNKLLNLTDCGSREERDNGENYLRFLEIQSGLEQQKMFDEIYVIRQTMLWTIASTNIDLVTSAEESDFFEVKAFNILSSTNQCFTDYGNGPYRREEIIDALSRKQDWISKDAGKDAQVLIQDYRNELDTMSDDQLANEIHRDYSGDTRQFLNQWGNHGRVATTKEDPKERVINTEYTIEQLRQAVINDYAYLCFGDGGTQSDETSLEDFKLNAASMSWEELMQETSVIENENPKLNHPLSEYMETWLDRTMYAEMKYLKNEDGSTTLVN, encoded by the coding sequence GTGATCGGCCTGTATTTTTCTGCTGACATTATCTACAAGGCTTTTCGCCGCATAAATCCCGAACGGGATAGTGAGCATTGCAATCCATCCACGTCCCAATCATTATTTCTAAGTCATATAGAGGAAGGAGAGGAAGAGTTTCAAAAGGGTAATTTTCAAGAATCGTTAGCGCTTTTCTTCTCAGCCTTAGATGATTATCCCGAACATTTATCTCATATCAATGTGGAGAGTATTCTTTTAAGAATGGGTTGTTGTTGCTATGAACTTGGGAATTTCCCGAGAGCCATTACCTTTTTTGATCAGTCATTGAAAACAAGACCAACTCAGCGTGCTTACTTTGAGAGAGGGAGGACAAACGAAAAAATAAAACAGACTTCTGATGCAATAGAGGACTACAGCAAATCTATTGCAATGGATGAATACAAAGAATTAAGTCAACAATCGCACGTCTCAAGAGCTGTTCTTGAATCTACTATCGATGATCATATCAGTGCCAAGTCTGACTTGCAAGCTGCCATTGATTTAAACCCTAATGATCTGCAGGCCAGAAGCTATTTAGGCATTACTTACTCTCGACTCGAGGAGTACAAGAAGGCGGCCGAGGAATATTCAAATATATTACATATTGATGCTAACTTTTGGGAAGCTTACAGGCTAAGAGGCTTACTTAGTCTATTTTTATTGGATTACGAAAGTGCTTTAGAGGACCTAAATACCTACAAGTTAAATAGCACAACAGATGAAGAGGTCGAAAAGCATATCTTACATATTCAGCAAAAACTAAAGAAAAAAGAACCTTCAATTGACTTGCTAAAACCAACAGACAACCTTGAAGAGTGGAGAATTGCTCAGGCATTGCTATGCAGAAATGCCGCTTACATCTTCCGGTATGAGAAGTATATTGAGATGCTGCGCGATGACGGCGGACAAACGCAAGTAGTAGAAGAGTTTTCTGGGCTTCGAAGCGAACTCATCACTGAATACTTCAATCAATTAAAGATCTCCTTTAAATATCACGATTCATACTTTCTTTTCCGTCTAAGGAATCTAACTTATGCCTGCATGTCTATCAATATGAATGGTAAAATGAATGACGACAACGAAGCCTTTGGTGAGTATTTTCTATATAAAATTTTTGCCGATACCGATACCCGTCTTCATGAAGTGTTAAATGACGAAGAGATCAAAAAGCAGTCCGAAAGAGCCAATGAGATCGAGGAATATATCGTCTACGGGTGTTCGATTTACTGCAATAAGCTCCTTAATTTAACTGATTGTGGCTCAAGAGAAGAAAGGGACAATGGAGAAAATTATTTAAGATTTTTGGAAATTCAGTCTGGTCTTGAGCAGCAAAAAATGTTTGACGAGATCTATGTAATACGTCAGACGATGCTTTGGACTATTGCTTCAACAAATATAGACTTAGTTACCTCAGCAGAAGAATCTGATTTTTTCGAAGTGAAAGCATTTAATATTTTATCTTCTACCAATCAATGTTTTACTGATTATGGTAATGGGCCATATAGGAGAGAAGAGATTATTGACGCTCTCTCCAGGAAACAGGATTGGATTAGTAAAGATGCAGGAAAAGATGCACAGGTCCTCATACAAGATTATCGCAATGAACTTGATACGATGTCGGATGATCAATTGGCTAACGAGATTCATAGGGACTACTCGGGAGATACAAGGCAATTTTTGAACCAGTGGGGAAACCATGGGCGAGTAGCAACTACGAAAGAAGACCCTAAGGAACGTGTAATCAATACCGAATACACCATCGAACAGCTTCGTCAGGCTGTCATCAATGACTATGCGTATCTCTGCTTCGGAGATGGGGGTACTCAATCTGATGAAACTTCCCTGGAAGATTTCAAATTAAATGCAGCATCCATGTCATGGGAAGAGCTGATGCAAGAAACATCTGTTATTGAAAATGAAAACCCAAAACTCAATCACCCTTTAAGTGAATACATGGAGACCTGGCTCGATAGAACAATGTATGCAGAGATGAAATATCTAAAGAACGAAGATGGTAGTACAACGCTTGTCAATTAA
- a CDS encoding class I SAM-dependent RNA methyltransferase, producing MNRKQAKSERIKGVSVLPQGLEEAGVTELLALGAKAVKPLRRAVSFEADMACLYRLHLQCRLPFRLLREVARFPCDGRESLYSGVQEGLNWERWLHPSMSFRVDVTGTAPGLNHSHYSALQIKNAIVDRQRDIWGQRSSIDLDEPDVCLHVHLDREGGVLSLDGSGGSLHRRGYRAEMGDAPLKENLAAGLIRLSGWTGTTPLVDPLCGSGTLLIEAASLAAGHAPGLNRSFALEGWADFDDDLWREEKERALKRQEQGQFQPLIIGCEQDPSIAKQARNNVEAAGLSHLISIQTGDFRDLQLPEGPGTIVCNPPYGLRIGAGQDLEALYGDLGAMVKSQASGWDFWLLSGNAGVTGALRMRASRRIPINNGGIDCRWLHYQVR from the coding sequence GTGAACAGAAAGCAAGCAAAATCTGAGCGCATTAAAGGTGTCTCCGTGCTACCTCAAGGATTGGAAGAAGCTGGAGTCACTGAGCTTCTTGCCTTAGGAGCGAAAGCGGTGAAACCACTGCGTAGGGCCGTCTCATTCGAGGCAGATATGGCTTGCCTGTATCGGCTTCATTTGCAATGCCGTCTGCCTTTTCGATTGCTGCGGGAAGTAGCCCGATTCCCATGTGATGGACGCGAGTCGCTGTATTCAGGGGTGCAGGAAGGACTGAACTGGGAACGCTGGCTGCATCCCTCGATGAGTTTTCGGGTGGATGTCACTGGGACAGCTCCCGGCCTTAATCACAGCCACTACTCCGCACTGCAAATCAAGAACGCGATCGTTGATCGACAACGCGACATCTGGGGACAACGGTCTTCGATCGATCTCGATGAACCTGATGTTTGCCTGCACGTGCATCTCGATCGAGAGGGTGGCGTGCTGAGTCTCGATGGATCAGGCGGCAGTCTCCACCGCCGCGGCTATCGCGCCGAAATGGGGGATGCTCCCCTCAAAGAGAATCTCGCCGCTGGCTTGATCCGCCTGAGTGGATGGACAGGAACCACTCCGCTCGTGGATCCCCTCTGTGGCTCGGGAACGTTGCTCATCGAAGCGGCGTCACTGGCTGCAGGGCATGCCCCTGGCCTCAACCGCAGCTTTGCCCTCGAAGGTTGGGCTGATTTTGATGACGACCTCTGGAGAGAGGAGAAAGAACGCGCGCTCAAGCGCCAAGAGCAGGGCCAATTCCAACCCCTCATCATTGGCTGCGAACAGGATCCATCGATTGCCAAACAGGCTCGCAACAACGTTGAGGCCGCTGGTCTTTCCCACTTGATCTCCATTCAAACGGGAGATTTCCGAGATCTCCAGCTCCCCGAAGGACCAGGAACGATCGTTTGCAATCCTCCTTATGGATTACGCATCGGAGCCGGTCAGGATCTTGAAGCGCTGTACGGCGATCTCGGTGCCATGGTGAAAAGCCAAGCCTCAGGATGGGATTTCTGGCTGCTTAGCGGCAATGCTGGAGTCACGGGAGCCCTGCGGATGAGAGCGTCCCGACGGATCCCGATCAACAACGGAGGCATCGACTGCCGCTGGTTGCATTACCAAGTGCGTTGA
- a CDS encoding TM0106 family RecB-like putative nuclease, whose amino-acid sequence MRLITPSQLSLFSISPVIGAWWQELEARKLFEGNKPAVSELDQQLFADGLRHEEVLLEKLEKEGHRIARLPGKQTEADYTATKQAMAEGYDFIHQASLCDGGMRGSADLLRKIEEPSALGEWSYIPIECKLASKPKTTFLVQASAYCELLIPLLGSRPDQFDLYLGGGRFQRYNTDQFWAWYQHLRQRFSAFQERFDPSQAPEDAPGDHSNWTAFIEERLEQQRDLILVAGMRQSHRQKLRAKGITTIEELAALPAGCSVKGLSGEALHELRQQAELQLTPVGADGRPAYRLRPAITGKGLSALPAADPGDIWFDMEGIQDSVAGTKLEYLFGACYRDTPDTHPVFKAWWAHTPEEEKAAFAAWVDWVEDRRRSHPGLHVYHYAAYEKTAMRRLAQQHATRELEIDNWLRNGLLVDLLPVVTSSIVLGEPSYSIKKVEHLYMEQREAGVTNAGDSVVAYLHWQLSDEPEVPGEAPTYSSKLKAIEDYNREDCESTAFLHDWLRQRKAELGLPEYPLQQLSEDEQELREPQPLELLSQQLLDEIPDPLTDDNAIGPLGLSWKAQKLLAQLLPFHHREAKVGWWAYFDRRSKAELSPDELIDDGEAIAEVKWVGMEERPSARTGADIHHFRFDPSQPLKLHAGNGDGRLTVELPATRLKLDVDALDSKQGSVSLKLPWRKRDQRLANGEGEGIPKEPTSIIRVPADISKPLRERLEEQAMEWVHENKPIPKAIVQLLERKPLKELNELNAVIAGDPNAVAGALASYLQEHSGISLALQGPPGTGKTTVTGQVIAQLVAVGQRVAISSNSHPAINNLLRKAKSTCTAAGASSEVVKCSNAKEDPLAAEGFSVVRPDQLTEEMAVVGGTTWMFCKEELDDQFDLLVVDEAGQMSLANLLVMARCARSILLVGDQQQLAQPSQADHPGDSGQSCLEYWMEGASVVPSDRGVFLGTSWRMEPSLTAMVSELFYEGRLKANPGNCANRIEWAKPCQSKAGLLLPEQGLVFEAVDHSGNSVCSEEEINRIEELVDALLGGHYQHAKAGELDEGPLTANQILVTAPYNVQVNRLKQRLNGRARVGTVDKFQGQEAPVAIHSLTASSGDEAPRGLSFLLEPNRLNVAISRAQCLSIVVGSSNLASGIANTVAEAEQINRLCRLQSHQ is encoded by the coding sequence ATGCGCCTGATCACTCCTAGCCAGCTGTCGCTGTTTTCGATCAGCCCGGTGATCGGGGCGTGGTGGCAGGAGCTGGAAGCTCGCAAACTATTTGAAGGCAACAAACCAGCGGTAAGCGAGCTTGACCAGCAGCTGTTTGCCGATGGCTTGCGTCATGAGGAGGTGTTGCTCGAGAAGCTGGAGAAGGAGGGGCATCGCATCGCTCGTTTGCCTGGCAAGCAAACGGAAGCTGATTACACCGCCACGAAGCAAGCGATGGCTGAGGGGTATGACTTCATCCATCAAGCCTCGCTTTGTGATGGTGGAATGCGTGGCAGCGCCGATCTGCTCAGGAAGATTGAGGAGCCGTCAGCGCTGGGTGAGTGGAGCTACATCCCTATTGAATGCAAGCTCGCCAGCAAACCAAAAACTACTTTCCTGGTTCAGGCTTCTGCCTACTGCGAACTGCTAATCCCGCTTTTAGGTAGTCGGCCGGATCAGTTCGATCTGTATCTGGGTGGCGGCAGGTTTCAGCGATACAACACTGATCAGTTCTGGGCCTGGTATCAGCATCTACGCCAACGCTTCTCAGCTTTTCAGGAACGTTTTGACCCCAGCCAAGCGCCTGAGGATGCACCTGGTGACCACAGCAACTGGACAGCGTTTATTGAGGAACGGCTAGAGCAGCAGCGCGATTTAATCCTGGTGGCGGGGATGCGCCAAAGCCATCGCCAGAAGCTGCGCGCAAAAGGCATCACCACGATCGAGGAGTTGGCTGCTCTACCCGCCGGGTGCAGCGTGAAAGGACTTTCTGGTGAGGCGTTGCATGAGTTGCGCCAACAAGCTGAACTGCAGCTCACTCCAGTAGGTGCTGATGGCCGTCCGGCTTATCGACTGCGACCTGCCATCACTGGCAAAGGACTGAGTGCCTTGCCTGCGGCTGATCCCGGCGACATCTGGTTTGACATGGAGGGGATCCAAGATTCGGTGGCTGGCACCAAGCTCGAATATCTGTTCGGAGCTTGTTATCGCGATACGCCTGATACCCATCCAGTGTTCAAGGCTTGGTGGGCCCACACCCCAGAGGAAGAAAAAGCCGCCTTTGCTGCTTGGGTGGATTGGGTAGAAGACCGGCGCAGGAGCCATCCCGGCCTGCACGTCTATCACTACGCGGCCTATGAAAAAACAGCGATGCGACGGCTGGCGCAGCAACACGCCACTCGGGAACTAGAGATCGACAACTGGCTGCGCAACGGTTTGCTGGTGGATCTGTTGCCGGTGGTGACTAGTTCGATCGTGCTGGGTGAGCCCAGCTACTCGATCAAGAAGGTGGAGCACCTTTATATGGAGCAGCGTGAGGCAGGGGTCACTAACGCCGGAGATTCGGTGGTTGCCTATCTGCACTGGCAGCTCTCTGACGAACCGGAGGTTCCTGGCGAGGCTCCTACCTACAGCTCAAAGCTGAAAGCGATTGAGGACTACAACCGGGAGGATTGCGAAAGCACTGCGTTTTTGCACGACTGGCTGCGCCAGCGCAAAGCGGAACTGGGTCTGCCGGAATACCCACTGCAGCAGTTAAGTGAAGACGAGCAGGAGCTACGGGAGCCGCAACCGCTGGAGCTGCTTAGCCAACAACTCCTCGATGAGATTCCTGATCCACTTACTGATGACAATGCGATCGGACCGCTTGGCTTGAGCTGGAAAGCCCAAAAGCTTCTCGCTCAATTGCTGCCCTTCCACCACCGGGAGGCAAAGGTGGGCTGGTGGGCCTATTTCGATCGCAGGAGCAAAGCTGAACTTAGCCCCGACGAGCTGATCGACGACGGAGAAGCAATCGCAGAAGTTAAGTGGGTAGGGATGGAAGAGCGGCCCAGCGCCAGGACAGGCGCAGACATTCATCACTTCCGTTTTGACCCCAGCCAGCCACTGAAACTGCATGCCGGTAATGGCGACGGACGGCTCACCGTGGAGCTACCAGCCACCCGCCTGAAGCTGGATGTCGATGCCCTCGATAGCAAGCAGGGCAGCGTGAGCTTGAAGTTGCCTTGGAGGAAACGCGATCAACGCCTCGCCAATGGAGAAGGAGAGGGCATCCCTAAGGAGCCAACCTCAATCATCAGAGTCCCGGCGGACATCAGTAAACCGTTGCGAGAACGGCTGGAAGAGCAGGCGATGGAGTGGGTCCACGAGAACAAACCAATTCCCAAAGCAATCGTGCAGCTGCTTGAACGGAAGCCGCTTAAAGAACTCAATGAACTGAACGCAGTGATTGCTGGAGATCCCAATGCTGTAGCGGGTGCACTGGCGAGTTACCTGCAGGAGCATTCCGGCATCAGCCTGGCGCTGCAGGGTCCACCGGGCACCGGCAAAACCACTGTCACTGGTCAGGTGATTGCCCAACTGGTTGCAGTAGGCCAGCGGGTAGCGATCAGCTCGAATAGCCATCCGGCGATCAACAACCTGCTCAGGAAAGCTAAAAGCACATGCACTGCAGCAGGCGCATCGAGCGAGGTGGTGAAGTGCAGCAATGCCAAGGAGGATCCACTGGCGGCTGAAGGCTTTTCTGTAGTGAGGCCAGACCAGCTCACAGAAGAGATGGCAGTAGTAGGTGGCACCACCTGGATGTTCTGCAAAGAAGAACTTGATGATCAGTTCGATCTGTTGGTGGTGGACGAGGCGGGACAGATGTCGCTCGCCAATCTTCTGGTGATGGCTCGCTGCGCTCGCTCGATCCTGCTGGTGGGCGATCAACAGCAACTAGCTCAGCCATCTCAAGCCGATCATCCTGGCGACTCAGGTCAAAGCTGCCTTGAGTATTGGATGGAAGGCGCATCTGTGGTGCCGTCTGATCGCGGCGTGTTTCTAGGCACTAGCTGGCGTATGGAACCCAGCCTCACGGCAATGGTGAGTGAGCTGTTTTACGAGGGCAGGCTCAAGGCCAATCCTGGAAATTGCGCAAACCGCATCGAATGGGCCAAACCATGCCAAAGCAAAGCGGGATTACTGCTACCTGAGCAGGGCCTTGTTTTTGAAGCAGTGGACCACAGCGGTAATAGCGTCTGCAGCGAGGAAGAAATCAATCGCATCGAAGAGCTGGTGGATGCCCTGCTGGGGGGCCACTACCAACACGCCAAAGCAGGAGAACTAGATGAAGGCCCGCTGACTGCCAACCAGATCTTGGTGACAGCGCCATACAACGTGCAGGTGAACCGGCTGAAGCAACGGCTCAATGGTCGTGCTCGGGTTGGCACGGTGGATAAGTTCCAGGGTCAGGAGGCTCCGGTTGCCATTCATTCGCTTACGGCAAGCAGCGGTGATGAGGCACCCAGAGGGCTGAGTTTTTTATTGGAGCCAAATCGATTGAACGTGGCAATCAGTAGGGCTCAGTGCCTGTCGATTGTGGTGGGCTCCTCCAACCTGGCCAGTGGCATCGCAAACACGGTGGCGGAAGCCGAGCAGATAAATCGGTTATGCAGGCTTCAATCGCACCAATGA
- a CDS encoding DUF1651 domain-containing protein, with translation MWQQQPDYALYKERLDGEGWLLNRQEGMLLQIKPDAATQHAQFVLVSYYRLSARLGKPVRQQRMLRHLGIEMWINLQKIGWERCTPPPC, from the coding sequence ATGTGGCAGCAGCAGCCTGATTACGCCCTATACAAAGAGAGGCTCGATGGTGAGGGCTGGCTGCTGAACAGGCAAGAAGGGATGCTCCTCCAGATCAAGCCCGATGCAGCAACGCAACATGCTCAGTTCGTTCTGGTGAGCTACTACCGCTTGTCAGCACGGCTTGGGAAACCCGTCAGGCAGCAGCGAATGCTCAGACACCTAGGCATCGAGATGTGGATCAACCTGCAGAAGATCGGTTGGGAACGCTGCACGCCGCCGCCTTGCTGA